The sequence GAAGACTGACCATTTTATTTAAAGAGAAAAATCTTAACTTAGAGTTTAAAACATGGGATCAATTAGCTGAATTTTATCATAGCGTGGTGAGATTATATAATGGAATTTTTAAAGTAGTGAAAGTTATTATTGCCCTAATTGTGTTGTTCAGTATAGCTAACACCATGACTATGTCAGTATTTGAGCGAATAAGAGAGATAGGAACTTTACGAGCCATTGGAACAAAAAAAATACAGATTTTAACGCTTTTTCTCTGGGAAGGGTTTCTTACCGGCGTAATTGGCGCCATATTAGGTATGATAACCGGGATTTTTATAGCCACGATCATAAACCTTGGTGGTGGTATCTATATTCCACCACCACCAGCTATGACCATAGGTTATAATGCCTTGATCCTTATTGTCCCGGAGGTGCTTTGGTATTCTTTTATCTCTACCGTAATTGTAGCTACTATTTCAGCATTTTACCCAGCATTTAAGGCGACACGATTAAATATTGTCGAATCTTTAGCCCACACTTAAAATAATGAAAAGGTAAAAAAAAATGCGAAGAATAATCTTTTTGATATTTTTTTTGATATTTCTGGTAATAACTTCTAAAACCTATGCCCTTAGTCCCAAGGAAATGTTAGAAAAAATTGACGAAATAAGGGCTCCGGCTAAAACTTTTAGCTTTGATCTTAAAATTACCTACAAAAGAGAAGGAGAAAAAGACATTGAACAAAGGCTTGAGGTTAGAATTAAGGAGGCCGATAAAAGCTTAGTAAAATTTACTGCTCCACCTGAAAATAAGGGCAAACTTTTTCTTATGATCGGTAATAATATGTGGATATACATTCCTGGAACAAGAGAGCCAATTAGGATTTCGCCTCAACAACGATTATTAGGTCAGGTTTCAAATGGCGATGTGGCCCGAGTAGTTTATTCTCTTGACTATGAGGCAAAATTATTAGAAGAAGAAAAGCTTAAAGGGACACCATGGGTCAAACTTGAATTAAATGCCAAAACTCTTCAGGCAACTTATAGTAAGATTATTCTTTGGGCTGAAGCTGAAACTCTTAAACCGCAAAAAGCCGAGTTTTATGCTGTTTCAGGGAAATTATTAAAAATTGCCTTCTATAAGGGCTATACTAAAGTGTTAGATCGGGAACGGCCCTTAATCCTTGAAATCTATGATCAAGTACGCCAAGGAGAGCACACGATTATAGAATATAACCAGATGAAAGTAGTTGATACGCCGGCTGCTTTTTTCCAGAAGACTTATCTAAAACATATCAGATAAAGCCAGCCGTCAGGTATCAGCTTTATGGACAGCGATGACAAAAATAAGATTAGGTTTTCTCTTTCTATTGATAGGAATATATTCTTATGCTTATGCCTATCATGGGGTTGAATATAATGGTGATATTACTGAGCAGGTAAGCTACTATCGCTTAAAGAAAGATTTTCTTCTAAATCCTAATTTAGAACTTGGGCTATTACCAAAATGGGAAAATTTGTTGTCGGCTAATCTTGGGCTAAATATTAGCTATAAGGAATGGCTAAAGATAACTATAAAAGATAGGCCATTATGGTCAATTAAAGATAAGGATGAAAATAGTTGCAAAAATTTTGTAGATGAGGCATATATTGACTTAAAATTATTTAAGACATCATTTCTTACTTTAGGCAAGGAAAACCTTCAAGAAGGAGTGGGACTAAGCTATAATCCTTCGGATTTTTTGGCTGATCTTAAGGAAATGGACTATACCAAAAGGGAGGAAGAACGTAAAATTGAACGCGAAGGGAATTATTTGGTCAGGCTTGAGAAGATAAACCAGAAAATAACCTTCTCTTATCTTCTAGCTCCTAAAATTAACCATT comes from bacterium and encodes:
- a CDS encoding outer membrane lipoprotein-sorting protein produces the protein MRRIIFLIFFLIFLVITSKTYALSPKEMLEKIDEIRAPAKTFSFDLKITYKREGEKDIEQRLEVRIKEADKSLVKFTAPPENKGKLFLMIGNNMWIYIPGTREPIRISPQQRLLGQVSNGDVARVVYSLDYEAKLLEEEKLKGTPWVKLELNAKTLQATYSKIILWAEAETLKPQKAEFYAVSGKLLKIAFYKGYTKVLDRERPLILEIYDQVRQGEHTIIEYNQMKVVDTPAAFFQKTYLKHIR